A single window of Pseudomonas lijiangensis DNA harbors:
- a CDS encoding GlsB/YeaQ/YmgE family stress response membrane protein, whose amino-acid sequence MGIIGTIFIGLIVGLLARFLKPGDDSMGWIMTILLGIGGSLAATYGGQALGIYQAGEGAGFLGALVGAIILLFIFGMIKKKS is encoded by the coding sequence ATGGGCATTATCGGAACCATCTTTATCGGCTTGATCGTCGGCCTGCTGGCGCGCTTTCTCAAGCCAGGCGATGACAGCATGGGCTGGATCATGACCATTCTGCTGGGCATCGGCGGTTCTCTGGCTGCGACCTATGGCGGTCAGGCGCTGGGCATCTATCAGGCGGGTGAGGGCGCAGGTTTCCTGGGCGCGCTGGTCGGTGCAATCATCCTGCTGTTTATCTTCGGCATGATTAAAAAGAAGAGCTGA